The nucleotide sequence TTTGTAATCGGACAAAAGGCTTTTTCAAAACTTGATCCCGCTGAGTCCAATAAGCCGCGCAAAGAGTTAAGTGAAGAAATGGCCGAAAAAAAACGTCTCAAGCAGGTTTACGGGGACAGTCTACGGAACATATATTCCGAAATTAAACAATATATGTCCTTAAAAAAGCACTGTTATGACAGAGAAACCTTGGAAAGCTTTTTGGAGAGCCCTGAGCTTCAAGCTTTGCGGAAGAAGATGTTTAACAGTCTTAAACGTATTCACATTGAATCGGAAGAAATAGAAAAAATTTCGGACCGCTTTATTGAAGCTACCGAAAAAGTGCAGGACTACCAACACAAAAAAGAAAGAAAAGAAAAACAGCTTGGTATTAAAAGCTATGCCGATTTAAGGAAGCTGGGTAAACGGCTTGCAATTCCTCGGGAAAGAGAAAAACTCGAAAAAGAGCTTAATATTTCGGCTAATGAAGTAAAGGATATATACACTCAAATTCAGGTCTTGACCCGAAAAATCCGAAAGATCGAATATGATTTTGAAGCTACTGTAGATGAAGTTATTGATCTTACTTCAGAGATAAAGAACGGCCAGAGAATGCTTAAAAATGCAAAAGATAAGCTGATAAATGCAAACTTGCGCCTTGTTGTTTCTATTGCTAAGAAGTACATCAACAGGGGATTACAGTTCTTTGATCTTGTGCAAGAGGGAAATATCGGGCTTATAAAGGCTGTTGAAAAGTTTGAGTACAGGAAGGGATATAAATTTTCTACCTATGCTACTTGGTGGATAAGGCAGGCTATTACGCGTTCAATATCGGATCAGGCACGTACGATAAGGGTTCCTGTTCACATGATAGAACAAATAAACAAGGTAAACAGGGAATCCCGCCAGCTTATGCAAAAACTCGGCCGTGAACCCAATGATGATGAGATAGCCTTGCAGCTTGGCTGGTCGATCGAAAAGGTTAAGCAGGTTAAGAATGTTGCAAGGGAGCCTATCTCTCTTGAAACGCCCATAGGTGAAGAAGAAGATACGCTCTTGGGAGATTTAATCGAAGATAAGGGTGTTGAAAATCCTTCAAACAGAACGGAGCTTACTCTTTTGCAGGAGCAGCTTGAAATGGTGCTTTCAAGTTTGCCTGAGCGTGAGCAGGAAGTTTTAAAAATGCGCTTCGGTATTGAGGGCGGCTATCCTCTTACCCTTGAAGAAGTAGGCTTATATTTCGACGTAACGCGTGAAAGAATAAGGCAAATAGAAGCAAAGGGATTAAGGCGGCTGCGCCATCCTAAACGTAGTAGAAAATTAAAAGATTATCTTGACAATTGATTATGGTTATAATCGTTTATCTTGATAATTAAAGGGGTTTAATTTATGGATAATGATGTATTGGAAAAATTGAGAGCTTTACAGGATATTCTTGCTCGAAAAAATGAACTTGAAACGGAGATTTTGGATGCCCCAAAGGCTCTTACACAGCAGGAAGAGCTTTTGGAAAAGTTAAAGTCCGGTTATATCCAAATGAACAGCGAGTATGAAGAGCTGCGTAAAGGTATTGCCGTTTTTAAGGCTGATCTTTTTGAAGCTGAACAAAAAAGAGAAAAGGCCGAAAAAGCAATGGATAATATCGAAACTCAGCGCGAGTATGAAATCTTGCAAAAAGAAATCGATGATTCTACTACAAAAGCCGAAACTATAAGAAAGGACCTTCTGAGGCTTGAGAGTCAGTTTAAGATTTTGGATGCAAATATTAAGCAGGAAGAAGATCTTATTGCACAAACCGAGAAAGAACTTGAAGAGCATAAACAGCTCTTGGACTCGGAGATTTCCGAAAAACAAAATAAGGTAGAAGAGTTAAAGCTGGAAGAAAAAAAACTGTCTCCGGGTTTGAGTGATGAAACAATGTTTAAATTCGACAGAATTATTAAAAATAAACATGGTGTCGGTATCGTTTCCGTTCAGGGAAATGTTTGTATGGGCTGCCACATGATTCTTCCCGCTCAGTTTGTAAATGAAGTCAGGTCGGATCAGGATATAAAATTCTGCCCTTACTGCAGCCGTATTCTATTCTATGAAGAATCCGAATTAACGGCCGAGCAGGAAGCATATTTTAATGATTCCGATATGGAAGGTTTACTTGATATTGGAGATTCCGCAAATGAGGATTTCCTTGCAAGTTTTGAAGATAAAGACGAAGATTAAAAAGAATAAATAATTTTGGGATTAAGGGAACCGCTGCATTTGCAGAGGAAAGTCCGGACTCCTTCGGAAACGATGCCGGCTAACGGCCGGGGAACGGAAATTAAAGTTTCCGTTTACAGACAGTGCAACAGAAAGTAAACCGCCGCATTTTGCGGTAAGGGTGAAAGGGCGGGGTAAGAGCCCACCGCGTTTTCGGTAACGGAAACGGCAATGTAAACCTCATCGGGAGCAAGGTTAAGCAGTAAAGAATCTCCGATTCTTAATTTACGGGTTAACCGCGATAAAAACTTGCTGTAAAGCTGGTTTAAGAAAGATGGTTCCGTCTGTTTTACAGAAACAGAATCCGGCTTATTAATCCCTTTTTTTAAGGTATTATAAAAATGGAATTTTCAAAAGGAAGATCACATAAAAATTTCTCAAACAAAAAAAGAAGTTTTAAAAAGATTCTTATAGTTTTACTTTTTCTTTTGTGCGTGACTTCTGCCGTCTATTTTTTATATATCTATAATAAAAACTATGCAGGCATACCTTCAATGAAAGAGGTGTATGCCGATTGGGCCGAAAAAAATTACGAGAGCGTATATCAAAAAACTGCGAGTATTTTAAAAAGAAGAGCATATGATGGTGAGGCTTTGGCTATGAGAGGCTTTGCCTCATATTATATCTTTGCCGAACAGACGGATTTTTCGGTAAGTTATTCTTATCTAAATGATTCTATTTTGAATTTAAGACAGGCTATGTATTGTGTGTCAAAATCTCAACAGCCGAAAATTGCCTACGTTTTAGGAAAGGCTTATTATCAGAAGGGATATTACTATGCAGACCTTGCATTAAAATACTTGGATATAGCATATAATTCCGGAGAGAAATTTGCCGATTTATCGGAATTCAGGGGTATGTCGGCATCTCTTTTGGGCGAGCCGGAAAGAGCCATTGATGCTTTTTCGGATGCCCTCTCCCATAACCCTTCGGATTTATTGTTTTTTGCTCTTGCCGAAAATTATATTAAGATTTCGGATAAACAAAATGCAAAGTTGTATTTATTTGAAACAATAGATAAAACGAAGGATACACTTTTAGAATTAAAATGCCGATATTTATTGGGTAGCTTATTTCTTGAAGAAAATAAGATAGATGATGCTGTAAAGGAATTTAATACCATTCTTGAAAAGGATATGACCTCTGCCGATGCTCATTACGGCTTGGGTGTTGTATACGAACTTCAAGGAGATATGATAAAGGCCCGTGCAGAATGGCGGAAGGCTATTAAATTTGATCCGCTCCATGTAAAAACACGGGCTAAACTAAATTTATAAAAATTTTGGGGGATTATATGGGCTTTTTTAAAAGATTTTCAACAGATATAGGAATAGATTTGGGAACCTGCAATACCATTATCTATGTGAACGGAAAGGGCATAGTAGTAAACGAACCCTCTGTTGTTGCCGTTGAAAGGGGTACAAAGAGAGTGGTTGCCGTCGGCTCCGAGGCTAAAAGAATGCTTTGGAAAACTCCGGGAAATATTGTGGCGATCAGGCCATTAAAAGACGGAGTTATTGCCGATATGGACACTACCGAAAAGATGATCCGTTATTTTGTTTCTAAGATTTTGCCTAAGCACCGTTTTGTAAAACCGAGAATGGTTATAGGTATTCCAAGCTGTATTACGGATGTTGAAAGCAATGCGGTTTATGAAAGTGCCATGAAGGCCGGAGCCGGAGATGTTAAAGTTT is from Treponema denticola and encodes:
- the rpoD gene encoding RNA polymerase sigma factor RpoD; translation: MTDLEKNPAIIKLLEYAKRKRTIGLSDLDDLLPEDLMSPETIPDILDILEGAGVQIKNEGISESNSETDSDFQSGNDEDYRLLDDAYEEEDDDVKSPYSDDIETPYIEKEKPRHETAKRLVRTSHEAGVDDPIKLYLQEIGKEDLLTADEEVSLSKSMEDGEAIIKKVIKNSGILIPEFFVIGQKAFSKLDPAESNKPRKELSEEMAEKKRLKQVYGDSLRNIYSEIKQYMSLKKHCYDRETLESFLESPELQALRKKMFNSLKRIHIESEEIEKISDRFIEATEKVQDYQHKKERKEKQLGIKSYADLRKLGKRLAIPREREKLEKELNISANEVKDIYTQIQVLTRKIRKIEYDFEATVDEVIDLTSEIKNGQRMLKNAKDKLINANLRLVVSIAKKYINRGLQFFDLVQEGNIGLIKAVEKFEYRKGYKFSTYATWWIRQAITRSISDQARTIRVPVHMIEQINKVNRESRQLMQKLGREPNDDEIALQLGWSIEKVKQVKNVAREPISLETPIGEEEDTLLGDLIEDKGVENPSNRTELTLLQEQLEMVLSSLPEREQEVLKMRFGIEGGYPLTLEEVGLYFDVTRERIRQIEAKGLRRLRHPKRSRKLKDYLDN
- a CDS encoding zinc ribbon domain-containing protein; the encoded protein is MDNDVLEKLRALQDILARKNELETEILDAPKALTQQEELLEKLKSGYIQMNSEYEELRKGIAVFKADLFEAEQKREKAEKAMDNIETQREYEILQKEIDDSTTKAETIRKDLLRLESQFKILDANIKQEEDLIAQTEKELEEHKQLLDSEISEKQNKVEELKLEEKKLSPGLSDETMFKFDRIIKNKHGVGIVSVQGNVCMGCHMILPAQFVNEVRSDQDIKFCPYCSRILFYEESELTAEQEAYFNDSDMEGLLDIGDSANEDFLASFEDKDED
- a CDS encoding tetratricopeptide repeat protein encodes the protein MEFSKGRSHKNFSNKKRSFKKILIVLLFLLCVTSAVYFLYIYNKNYAGIPSMKEVYADWAEKNYESVYQKTASILKRRAYDGEALAMRGFASYYIFAEQTDFSVSYSYLNDSILNLRQAMYCVSKSQQPKIAYVLGKAYYQKGYYYADLALKYLDIAYNSGEKFADLSEFRGMSASLLGEPERAIDAFSDALSHNPSDLLFFALAENYIKISDKQNAKLYLFETIDKTKDTLLELKCRYLLGSLFLEENKIDDAVKEFNTILEKDMTSADAHYGLGVVYELQGDMIKARAEWRKAIKFDPLHVKTRAKLNL